From Candidatus Binatia bacterium, one genomic window encodes:
- a CDS encoding patatin-like phospholipase family protein, with the protein MGITIIQKSDLSTRKKNPKVALVLAGGAVTGGAFKLGGLKALDDFLINRKTTDFDLYVGLSAGALLSAPLAAGVPPSETLRALDGSSTIVSQFMPRHFYHPNYEELLRKPAEFVADLAMFMPRTLSKMISRSPHLVDRLKPALRVFQRQPSLATLQDVASPIVREILANRIPMPQDYVPSGLFDNSTIEQYLRENFERNGIPNDFKSFHERIGKELYICAMNLDTAERAVFGHNADTSVTISEAIQASTALPGFYKPARVGGVDYVDGGVRHTANIDVAIEQGADLIICYNPFRPFNNRVRRRFDMETGQWVTEGKPIADSGMTGIINQVFRTLLHTRLQYGIRQYQEDPKFRGDIILIEPAETDVHMFSMNPLALWDGPRAGRYGYSSVTQTIDTHYDIVKQILGSYGILMTRREVRAGLEKMNKGSFGENTVEVLLRDVPRRSLGVA; encoded by the coding sequence ATGGGAATCACGATCATCCAGAAGAGTGACCTGAGCACCCGGAAGAAAAATCCCAAGGTCGCTCTCGTGCTCGCCGGCGGCGCCGTTACCGGCGGCGCGTTCAAGCTCGGAGGCCTCAAGGCCCTCGACGATTTCCTCATCAATCGCAAGACGACCGACTTCGACCTTTACGTCGGGCTGAGCGCCGGCGCGCTGCTTTCCGCGCCGCTTGCGGCCGGCGTGCCGCCGTCGGAAACGCTGCGCGCGCTCGACGGATCTTCGACGATCGTCTCGCAATTCATGCCGCGGCACTTCTATCACCCGAACTACGAGGAACTGCTGCGCAAGCCCGCCGAGTTCGTCGCCGATCTCGCGATGTTCATGCCGCGCACGTTGTCGAAGATGATATCGCGCTCGCCGCATCTGGTCGATCGGCTGAAACCGGCGCTGCGCGTGTTCCAGCGCCAGCCCTCGCTGGCGACGCTGCAGGACGTTGCCAGCCCGATCGTCCGCGAGATCCTTGCCAACCGCATCCCGATGCCGCAGGACTACGTGCCGTCGGGCCTGTTCGACAACTCGACGATCGAGCAGTACCTGCGCGAGAACTTCGAGCGCAACGGCATCCCCAACGACTTCAAGAGCTTCCACGAGCGCATCGGCAAGGAGCTCTACATCTGCGCGATGAACCTGGATACCGCCGAGCGCGCGGTGTTCGGTCACAACGCCGACACGTCGGTGACCATCTCGGAGGCAATCCAGGCTTCCACCGCGCTGCCCGGCTTCTACAAGCCGGCGCGCGTCGGCGGCGTCGATTACGTCGACGGCGGCGTGCGCCACACGGCGAACATCGACGTCGCGATCGAGCAGGGCGCCGATCTCATCATCTGCTACAACCCGTTCCGGCCTTTCAACAACCGCGTGCGCCGGCGTTTCGACATGGAAACCGGGCAATGGGTCACCGAGGGCAAGCCGATTGCCGACAGCGGCATGACCGGCATCATCAACCAGGTGTTCCGCACGCTGCTGCACACGCGCCTCCAGTACGGCATCCGCCAGTACCAGGAAGACCCGAAGTTCCGCGGCGACATCATCCTGATCGAGCCCGCCGAGACCGACGTCCACATGTTCTCGATGAATCCGCTGGCACTTTGGGACGGGCCGCGCGCCGGCCGCTACGGCTACTCGTCGGTGACGCAGACGATCGACACGCACTACGACATCGTCAAGCAGATCCTCGGCTCCTACGGCATCCTGATGACCCGGCGCGAGGTGCGCGCAGGGCTCGAGAAGATGAACAAGGGAAGCTTCGGGGAAAACACCGTCGAGGTGCTGCTGCGCGACGTCCCGCGCCGCAGCCTCGGCGTCGCCTGA
- a CDS encoding LLM class flavin-dependent oxidoreductase, with the protein MDLGLSLVGFPAGEMLAKAREAEQLGYRAIYVPDHWALERQGGSGLDDDTPAWEATTMLGAIGAVTSTARIGALVHCNLFRHPGTTAQAITTLDHISGGRAMLGLGAGWTRSEFEMMGAPFPDVKPRLRMLEESIVAIKALWTEDRASRAGEFYNLTDAIHTPKPVQKPHPPIMLGGGGKGLLRIAARHADKVNIGVDTGRAGTVDRAEVAKTTDAAFAERAEFLRSEARAAGRDPAAIELSSTLFTAMLADSPSDGDNFAAMIGNLFGLEAAEVKRMPIMLIGTIEECTDELRRRKREWGVTHYVLSARSSAAMVQAMATQIAPSL; encoded by the coding sequence ATGGATTTGGGTCTTTCGCTGGTCGGCTTTCCCGCCGGGGAAATGCTGGCAAAGGCGCGCGAAGCCGAGCAGCTCGGCTACCGCGCGATCTACGTGCCGGACCACTGGGCGCTCGAGCGCCAGGGCGGCAGCGGCCTCGACGACGATACGCCCGCGTGGGAAGCGACGACGATGCTCGGCGCCATCGGTGCCGTGACGTCCACCGCGCGCATCGGCGCTCTCGTGCATTGCAACCTGTTCCGCCACCCCGGCACCACCGCGCAGGCGATCACGACCCTGGACCACATCAGCGGAGGGCGCGCGATGCTCGGCCTCGGCGCGGGCTGGACTCGCTCGGAATTCGAAATGATGGGCGCGCCGTTCCCCGACGTGAAGCCGCGGCTGCGAATGCTCGAAGAGTCGATCGTCGCGATCAAGGCGCTGTGGACCGAGGATCGCGCGAGCCGCGCAGGCGAGTTCTACAACCTGACCGACGCGATCCACACTCCGAAGCCGGTGCAGAAGCCGCATCCGCCGATCATGCTCGGCGGCGGAGGCAAAGGCCTGCTGCGGATCGCGGCCCGGCACGCCGACAAGGTGAACATCGGTGTCGACACCGGACGGGCCGGCACCGTCGACCGCGCCGAAGTGGCCAAGACCACCGACGCGGCCTTCGCCGAGCGGGCCGAGTTCCTGCGCAGCGAGGCTCGCGCAGCCGGTCGCGACCCCGCCGCAATCGAGCTGTCCTCGACGCTGTTTACCGCGATGCTCGCCGACTCGCCGTCGGACGGCGACAACTTCGCGGCGATGATCGGCAACCTCTTCGGGCTCGAGGCTGCCGAGGTGAAGCGCATGCCGATCATGTTGATCGGCACGATCGAGGAATGTACCGACGAGCTCAGACGCAGAAAACGCGAGTGGGGCGTCACGCACTACGTGCTGTCGGCGCGCTCGTCGGCCGCGATGGTGCAGGCCATGGCCACGCAGATCGCACCGAGCCTGTAA
- a CDS encoding NDP-sugar synthase: MAASGELRAMILAAGRGERLRPLTDTIPKPLVEVGGRPLIEYALRSVADAGIRRVVINLHHLGQRIRDHVGDGSRFGLEVAYSNEAILQDTGGGIRDARKYLDGVPFITMNADTIVDVDLRELADFHRRSGAIATMLLRKDPRMVSFGVIETEPDGRVGRFLGLARPGCREPLTPYMYTGVQALEPRVFDYLSAPGPFSITKVSYPAMLDAGETVCGMPFEGAWITVGTAGELDEANAALARAGA; encoded by the coding sequence GTGGCGGCATCCGGCGAGCTGCGGGCGATGATCCTGGCCGCCGGGCGCGGAGAGCGCCTGAGGCCGCTGACCGATACGATTCCGAAACCGCTGGTCGAGGTCGGCGGCCGACCGCTCATCGAATACGCGCTGCGCAGCGTCGCGGACGCCGGCATTCGCCGCGTCGTCATCAATCTTCATCATCTCGGACAGCGCATACGCGATCACGTCGGCGACGGCTCGCGCTTCGGGCTCGAAGTTGCCTACAGCAACGAAGCGATTTTGCAGGACACGGGCGGCGGAATTCGCGACGCGCGAAAGTACCTCGATGGAGTCCCGTTCATCACGATGAATGCCGATACGATCGTCGACGTGGATCTTCGCGAGCTTGCGGATTTCCATCGTCGCAGCGGTGCAATCGCGACCATGCTTCTGCGCAAGGATCCTCGAATGGTTAGTTTCGGGGTGATCGAGACGGAACCCGACGGACGAGTCGGTCGCTTCCTCGGCTTGGCGCGCCCCGGTTGTCGCGAGCCGCTGACGCCGTACATGTATACCGGTGTGCAGGCGCTCGAGCCGCGGGTGTTCGACTACCTGTCTGCGCCAGGCCCGTTCTCGATCACGAAGGTCTCGTATCCGGCGATGCTCGATGCCGGCGAAACCGTCTGTGGAATGCCTTTCGAAGGAGCATGGATCACGGTTGGAACAGCCGGGGAGTTGGACGAAGCGAACGCCGCACTAGCCCGTGCAGGGGCATGA